A segment of the Candidatus Angelobacter sp. genome:
TCAACCAACTACTTCGACTTCAATGCAGTCCTGAAAACCGTCAATGACCATGCAGCCGGTTACATGGTCACCTACATCGAATGCGATACGGAGAGGCCCGACGTGATCATGGCGGTGGCCAGCAACGATGAGGGACGAATCTATTTTAACGGTGTGGATATTTATGCGTTCAGCGAACCGCGTACCCTGATGCTCGATGCAGACAAGGGAAAGGTGACCTTGAAAAAGGGCGTCAATGTCGTCGTTTTCAAAGTCATCAACGAACAGAACAGTTGGCAGGGATGCATGCGCCTTCTGGACAAGGCCGGCGCTCCTTTGAAAGATCTCAAGATCAAACTGTCACCTTGATTTTACCTATGCAGGACAGAACCACGAATGGAACGCTGCTGGCCATTCTTCTCGCGTTCGCCGTCTTCCACCCAGTGACTCGCGCCGAGACGAACGCTGGTCCAACCATCAGCCTGAAGCTGATGACCGAAGGGTTGGGCGCGCCGATTGGACTCGTTCCGATTCCCGACGGCTCGGGACGATTGCTCGTGGCCGAGCAGGCCGGTCTCATTCAACTCATCGACCGCGATGGGAAAAAGTCCGCGCAGCCCTTCCTCGATCTTCGGGAAAAGATCGTCCCGCTGGGCAAAGGGATGGAGGAGCGCGGTCTCCTCGGACTGGCGCTGAACCCGCAGTTCAAGTTCAACCACAAGTTCTATGGGGTCTATAGTGCGCCGCTTCGCACCAACGCGCCGCTCCAATGGGATCACGCCGAGCGCCTCAGTGAATTCAGAACTACCGGCGCTGACTTCGCGACGGCCGACCCAGCCTCCGAGCGCGTCCTTCTGGAAATCGACGAGCCGGACTGGAATCACAACAGCGGTCGCCTCGCGTTCGGACCGGATGGTTTTCTGTACTGGACCGTGGGCGACGGCGGCGCTTTCAACGACGTCGGCGACGTGGCGCGCGGACGCGGTCATCCGCCCGAGGGCAACGGCCAGAAGCTCGACACCCTCCTCGGCAAGGTGCTGCGCCTCGACGTCGAACACGGCACGCCCTATGGCATTCCGAAGGACAATCCCTACGCCGATGGCAAGAGGGGGTTGCCGGAGATTTTCGCTTACGGCCTGCGCAATCCCTGGGGCATCTCCTTCGATCGCGGCGGCAAGCACGACTTGATCGTCGTCGATGTGGGGCAGGATCGTTGGGAGGAAATCAACGTCATCGTCAAAGGCGGCAATTACGGCTGGCGTTTGCGCGAAGGCTTCGAGGGATTCGATCCGAAGGACCCGCTTCACGCCCCGACCAATGCCGCAACCGTAGGAGCCGATGGCAAGCCATTCGTCGATCCGGTCTTTGCCTACAAAACGTTGCGCGGACGCGGCACGGATCCGCAATCCTACGGCGTCACGATCACCGGCGGATATGTCTATCGCGGCAAAGCCATCCCGGCGCTCCTCGGTAAATATATCTTTGCTGACTGGTCACGCAGCATGGCCATCCCCGACGGCACGCTGCTGGTCGCGACGATTCCGCCGCCCGGTTCCGGCACGGCGCGCTGGACCGTCCAGCCACTGGCGCTCAAGGAATTTCCCAACGGACGAATCAAATCCTTCATTTGGGCCCTGGGCGAGGACGACGAGGGAG
Coding sequences within it:
- a CDS encoding PQQ-dependent sugar dehydrogenase, giving the protein MQDRTTNGTLLAILLAFAVFHPVTRAETNAGPTISLKLMTEGLGAPIGLVPIPDGSGRLLVAEQAGLIQLIDRDGKKSAQPFLDLREKIVPLGKGMEERGLLGLALNPQFKFNHKFYGVYSAPLRTNAPLQWDHAERLSEFRTTGADFATADPASERVLLEIDEPDWNHNSGRLAFGPDGFLYWTVGDGGAFNDVGDVARGRGHPPEGNGQKLDTLLGKVLRLDVEHGTPYGIPKDNPYADGKRGLPEIFAYGLRNPWGISFDRGGKHDLIVVDVGQDRWEEINVIVKGGNYGWRLREGFEGFDPKDPLHAPTNAATVGADGKPFVDPVFAYKTLRGRGTDPQSYGVTITGGYVYRGKAIPALLGKYIFADWSRSMAIPDGTLLVATIPPPGSGTARWTVQPLALKEFPNGRIKSFIWALGEDDEGELYVLANGINSVVQTRGKVFKLVPQQESP